Proteins co-encoded in one Flavobacterium fluviale genomic window:
- a CDS encoding ATP-dependent nuclease yields MYIERLSITKFRSIEHLDLEFNKGINIIIGENNAGKSTVMDAVRICLSLGRQWRDIGIKNPEDFYINKKIISDVLEPIEFLMDFKIEDAQDRILFHSLLWQNPKNASDIKLRIHFRYEIEKDALGNNKLKWKVVGGDNATVEISELQQIYYSYLEPLRNAEQELRPYAANNKVTSLFRDLTSYDKPDPAGTKKIPLTEVKKNELSQALESVLKNDDWTGLINTGQQFINEHLDKADIKKKSSKIHLKLLEYKYDNIVKGFLTRKPVYSDTVLGKDIHLQKYFDISQNGLGDNNIILASAVLGDLKSRRDQKIEHYYALLIEEPEAHLHPQRQNTFFNYLNTLQDLGVQIFITSHSPTIAAKSDLDNLLILQKNTSNNTEFFSTKNSKLTKPNKAYLRKFLDVTKSQLFFASGCILVEGISEALLLPVFASMMGPDYDLDKNGIEIVNINGVAFEPFANLFNSTKEIERLATYCAIITDDDRSIIKAGDFISKAETIAKAQAQTILNELKTLNLVDQNNRVLNYNPADSLKIAGYESKEAFIKSVLAAKFNKFSDRALKAQKLAGKNLHVELAEHTFEYELITESDFNASLIAAIYNGMHSANYVDAKSDKFLLAADILKKLKSNKDKSELAENLSYTLDEDPATRRNFSVPNYLQNAVRWVIDQKI; encoded by the coding sequence ATGTATATTGAAAGACTATCAATCACAAAATTCAGGTCTATTGAACATTTGGATCTTGAATTTAATAAAGGAATAAATATTATTATTGGGGAAAATAATGCAGGCAAGAGCACTGTAATGGATGCTGTTCGGATTTGTTTAAGCTTGGGCAGGCAATGGAGAGACATTGGCATAAAAAACCCCGAGGATTTCTATATCAATAAAAAAATTATTTCTGATGTCCTGGAACCGATCGAGTTTTTAATGGATTTTAAAATTGAAGATGCCCAGGACAGAATTTTATTTCATTCGCTGCTCTGGCAAAATCCTAAAAATGCAAGCGACATTAAGTTAAGAATCCATTTTCGATACGAAATCGAAAAAGATGCTTTAGGGAACAATAAACTGAAATGGAAAGTTGTTGGCGGCGACAATGCAACCGTTGAAATATCTGAACTCCAGCAGATCTATTATTCTTATCTCGAGCCCCTAAGAAATGCGGAACAGGAGTTACGCCCTTACGCGGCGAACAACAAGGTAACATCGCTTTTCAGAGATTTGACCTCTTATGATAAACCTGATCCCGCCGGTACAAAAAAAATTCCGCTAACCGAAGTTAAAAAGAACGAGCTTTCGCAGGCACTTGAGAGCGTACTTAAAAACGATGACTGGACAGGGTTGATAAACACCGGGCAGCAGTTTATAAATGAGCATTTGGACAAAGCCGATATCAAGAAGAAAAGTTCGAAAATACATTTAAAACTATTAGAGTACAAATATGATAACATAGTAAAGGGATTTCTTACCCGCAAACCTGTATATTCGGATACGGTACTTGGAAAGGATATCCATCTTCAGAAATATTTTGATATCAGCCAAAATGGTTTGGGAGACAATAATATCATTCTGGCTTCTGCCGTATTGGGTGATCTTAAGAGCCGTAGAGATCAAAAAATTGAGCATTATTACGCCCTTCTTATTGAAGAACCTGAAGCGCATCTGCATCCGCAAAGGCAAAATACATTTTTCAATTATCTGAATACGCTTCAAGATCTCGGAGTGCAGATATTTATTACTTCACACTCCCCAACAATAGCGGCTAAATCAGATCTGGACAATCTACTGATCCTCCAAAAAAACACATCCAATAATACTGAGTTCTTCAGCACGAAAAACTCCAAACTCACCAAACCAAATAAGGCGTACCTGAGAAAATTTTTGGACGTAACCAAATCACAGCTCTTCTTCGCGAGCGGCTGCATTTTGGTCGAAGGAATCTCTGAAGCGCTGCTGCTTCCTGTTTTTGCGTCAATGATGGGACCGGATTATGATTTGGACAAAAACGGTATTGAAATTGTCAACATTAACGGCGTTGCATTTGAACCTTTTGCAAATCTTTTCAACAGCACAAAAGAAATTGAGAGATTGGCCACTTACTGCGCTATCATAACTGACGATGACAGAAGCATCATAAAAGCAGGAGATTTCATTAGCAAAGCTGAAACTATTGCAAAGGCACAGGCTCAAACAATTTTAAATGAGCTGAAAACTCTAAATTTGGTAGATCAAAATAATAGAGTTTTGAATTATAATCCCGCTGACTCCTTAAAAATTGCAGGTTATGAGTCTAAAGAAGCCTTTATAAAAAGTGTTCTAGCCGCTAAATTCAACAAATTCTCTGACCGGGCATTAAAAGCCCAAAAACTGGCTGGCAAAAATCTTCATGTGGAACTGGCGGAACACACTTTTGAATATGAACTTATAACCGAGTCTGATTTTAATGCTTCGCTTATTGCTGCTATTTATAATGGCATGCATTCTGCAAATTATGTTGATGCAAAATCCGATAAATTTTTGTTGGCTGCCGATATTCTTAAAAAGCTTAAATCCAATAAGGATAAGTCTGAGCTTGCCGAAAATCTTTCATACACCTTAGATGAAGATCCAGCAACTCGCAGGAATTTTTCCGTTCCCAATTATCTCCAAAATGCCGTTAGATGGGTAATTGACCAAAAAATTTAA
- a CDS encoding recombinase family protein translates to MKAAYLYVRVSTDEQKRKGYSLPEQEDRLLKYCKYYDIEVKGIYREDYSAKNFNRPEWNRLFSEIKKKSSGEDKNILFIKWDRFSRNVEYAYEMIGKLRKYNTTAKAIDQPIDFSVPESTVMLAVYLAVPEAENTRRAQNTANGMRRAKLMGRHPSKAPLGFINLTLIDGKKGIAPKEPEAEIIKWAFNQVAKNDHKISEIIKIVNDKGLVCSRSHFFRILHNPVYCGLIPVTLDSGEEHMVKALHEPLISESLFNQIQSVINTRRKTTSKRDDLQSMFFLRGFLTCPGCNRKLSGSVSQGRSKTYPYYHCHSGCKTRINAFVLNDCYQNKLQQLILSSSAIKLFKDILEDRNIRTQKASYLYSQKVLERKINEEELTLSRGRKLFIAGILKIDDYNELKKENQVSTKNLKKEARDITVKLKAIDRKNQIEERALVEIFQRFSEFETSDKRHLVNLIPPTDIDFKTGDLSLDLNQAFLKILSKKKKKKN, encoded by the coding sequence ATGAAGGCAGCCTATTTATACGTTCGTGTAAGTACGGACGAACAAAAAAGAAAAGGTTACTCTTTGCCGGAGCAGGAGGACAGGTTATTGAAATATTGCAAATATTATGATATCGAGGTCAAAGGAATTTATCGCGAAGATTACTCTGCAAAGAATTTCAATAGACCGGAATGGAATCGATTGTTTTCAGAAATCAAAAAGAAATCCTCAGGAGAAGACAAAAATATATTATTTATCAAATGGGATCGATTCAGTCGTAATGTTGAGTATGCGTACGAAATGATTGGAAAGCTCCGGAAATATAACACAACAGCAAAGGCTATTGATCAGCCAATTGATTTCTCTGTGCCGGAAAGTACAGTTATGCTGGCAGTATATTTAGCTGTTCCTGAAGCAGAAAATACGCGGAGAGCCCAAAACACAGCAAATGGTATGCGACGGGCAAAGCTGATGGGCAGACATCCCAGTAAGGCACCATTAGGATTTATTAATTTGACATTAATAGATGGCAAAAAAGGTATCGCTCCCAAAGAGCCTGAAGCCGAAATTATAAAATGGGCTTTTAATCAAGTTGCCAAGAACGATCATAAAATATCCGAAATAATTAAAATAGTTAATGATAAAGGATTAGTATGCTCAAGGTCACACTTCTTTAGGATTTTACATAATCCTGTATATTGTGGGCTTATACCAGTCACATTAGATTCTGGTGAAGAGCATATGGTGAAAGCATTGCACGAACCATTGATATCTGAGTCTTTGTTTAATCAGATTCAGTCCGTTATTAATACAAGAAGAAAAACTACTTCAAAAAGAGATGATTTACAATCAATGTTTTTTCTTAGAGGTTTTTTAACCTGCCCAGGTTGTAATCGAAAACTTAGCGGAAGTGTGTCACAAGGAAGATCAAAAACGTATCCGTATTATCATTGTCATAGTGGTTGTAAAACAAGGATAAATGCGTTCGTCCTTAATGATTGTTATCAAAATAAGCTTCAACAATTGATACTTTCAAGTAGTGCAATTAAATTATTTAAGGACATTTTAGAAGACCGGAATATAAGGACACAGAAAGCAAGTTATTTATACTCACAAAAAGTATTAGAGCGGAAAATAAATGAGGAGGAGCTGACCCTTTCTCGAGGCAGAAAATTATTTATAGCTGGAATATTAAAAATTGATGACTATAACGAATTAAAAAAAGAGAATCAAGTCAGTACCAAAAATCTTAAGAAGGAAGCACGTGACATTACTGTTAAATTAAAAGCTATTGATAGAAAAAATCAGATAGAAGAAAGAGCATTAGTTGAAATCTTTCAAAGATTTTCTGAATTTGAGACTTCAGATAAAAGACATCTTGTAAATCTTATTCCGCCGACCGATATTGATTTTAAAACAGGAGATCTATCTTTGGATTTAAATCAAGCATTTTTAAAAATACTATCAAAAAAAAAGAAAAAGAAAAACTAA
- a CDS encoding PTS sugar transporter subunit IIBC has product MNFIEKNVSVEKAVITLSKNGIQVDEKEAKIILELLYLVSKNHEKPKEKKILYP; this is encoded by the coding sequence ATGAATTTCATTGAGAAGAATGTTTCAGTAGAAAAAGCCGTTATTACTCTTTCTAAAAACGGTATTCAGGTAGATGAGAAGGAAGCTAAAATTATTTTGGAATTACTATATTTAGTATCAAAAAATCACGAAAAACCAAAAGAAAAAAAAATCCTATATCCTTAA
- a CDS encoding DUF1254 domain-containing protein: MKNKLILIIVLLAMTACNQNKSDKNGTLSSAETDADVSGKFSDSVPNGPDVNVKITESYARQVARDAYFWAWPMENIYNRRLAFKQSPKVGLMNGVLPFAPLNSLAMLHDYIKPEQRWVACPNQDVVYGAAIAALDETPVVIQVPDFGKRFWVYQVVDLRTDAFAQLGKMYGTKPGFYMLAGPNWKGEVPKGITKVFYSKTGTAFIVPRVFQDDTPSDKNAVQAIINSIDVYALDKFDGKMKQQDWSRLPSLGSPTKDGGSEETKWVFPDTFFDQLPIVLKDAPPLPGEEARYAQVLSVIEAAKKDPALKKAMIDEAHKADKELVDPLLQFRNWGIPLPGNWTTADNCAAFGTDYFTRTAIAKSNILVNAGKETKYFYQDLDSKGSRLNGSKQYTLTFAKGNLPPVDGFWSLTLYDEHHFFYPNVIKRYSVGTKNRDLKYNVDGSLTLYVQHAEPEGDKKANWLPSPADDFCLYFRCYGPKQSVIKNQWTPPSVVKI, encoded by the coding sequence ATGAAAAACAAATTGATTTTAATCATTGTACTTCTTGCAATGACAGCGTGCAATCAGAATAAAAGTGATAAAAATGGAACATTATCTTCTGCAGAAACTGATGCTGATGTTTCAGGCAAATTTTCGGATTCAGTACCGAATGGCCCCGATGTAAATGTAAAGATTACAGAATCTTATGCAAGACAGGTCGCAAGAGATGCCTATTTCTGGGCTTGGCCAATGGAAAACATTTACAACAGACGTCTTGCGTTCAAGCAGTCACCAAAAGTAGGTCTTATGAATGGCGTACTGCCATTTGCGCCATTAAATTCTTTGGCAATGTTGCATGATTATATTAAGCCTGAACAGCGCTGGGTTGCCTGTCCAAATCAGGATGTGGTTTACGGAGCTGCTATTGCCGCTCTTGATGAGACTCCCGTCGTGATACAGGTTCCGGATTTTGGCAAGCGTTTCTGGGTATATCAGGTGGTGGATCTTCGCACAGATGCTTTTGCCCAGCTTGGGAAGATGTATGGTACAAAACCAGGGTTTTACATGCTGGCGGGGCCTAACTGGAAAGGAGAGGTGCCTAAAGGAATCACTAAAGTATTTTACAGCAAAACAGGCACAGCCTTTATTGTACCTAGAGTTTTTCAGGATGATACGCCCTCAGATAAAAATGCAGTCCAGGCCATAATTAATTCTATTGATGTCTATGCTCTGGATAAATTTGACGGAAAAATGAAACAGCAGGACTGGAGTAGGCTTCCATCCTTAGGTTCGCCGACAAAAGATGGCGGATCTGAAGAAACGAAATGGGTCTTTCCAGATACCTTTTTCGATCAGCTTCCTATTGTATTGAAAGATGCTCCTCCATTGCCCGGCGAGGAAGCTCGTTACGCACAGGTACTGTCGGTGATCGAAGCAGCAAAGAAAGATCCTGCATTGAAAAAAGCGATGATTGATGAAGCCCATAAAGCGGACAAAGAACTGGTTGATCCATTACTGCAATTTCGCAACTGGGGAATACCTCTTCCAGGGAACTGGACTACTGCCGATAACTGTGCTGCCTTTGGAACGGATTATTTCACCCGTACAGCCATAGCAAAATCCAATATACTGGTGAATGCAGGTAAAGAAACAAAGTATTTTTATCAGGATCTCGATTCAAAAGGATCTCGACTGAATGGTTCTAAACAGTATACCCTGACATTTGCAAAAGGTAACCTTCCGCCTGTAGACGGCTTCTGGTCTCTTACACTTTATGACGAGCATCACTTTTTCTATCCCAATGTCATAAAACGCTATTCGGTTGGAACCAAAAACCGGGATTTAAAGTACAATGTCGATGGTTCCCTTACATTGTATGTGCAGCATGCGGAGCCGGAAGGGGACAAAAAAGCCAATTGGCTGCCAAGCCCTGCAGATGATTTCTGTTTATATTTCAGATGCTACGGCCCAAAGCAGTCCGTAATTAAAAATCAATGGACGCCTCCGTCTGTAGTAAAAATTTAA